The Elgaria multicarinata webbii isolate HBS135686 ecotype San Diego chromosome 1, rElgMul1.1.pri, whole genome shotgun sequence genome has a window encoding:
- the ZFP64 gene encoding zinc finger protein 64, producing MNGGAAAASGQPFPGAVQFPGGTTVLVELTPDIHICGLCKQQFNNLDAFVAHKRTGCQLSGTTAGPTSTVQFLAEETVPATQTQTTTRTITSETQTITVSAPEFVFEHGYQTYLPGENSEPQTATVVTTTPKPRTRKSTTSASQKKLDCCYPGCQFKTSYGLKDMERHLRTHTGDKPHKCDVCGKSFSRKDKLKMHMRSHSGVKPYKCKHCDYAAAESSSLNKHQRIHSDERPFKCQICPYASRNSSQLTVHLRSHTGDAPFQCRLCSAKFKINSDLKRHMRVHTGEKPYQCEFCEVRCAMKGNLKSHIRIKHNVENAFRCLECEFQCGNKTSLRQHLRTHQPEQPVKCLECSYSCSNKATLKVHERIHFKDRPFKCEFCSFDTKQRSNLTTHLKKAHQDKVKVKKKTPADKAEGDRSKEGSSRQVAKLEAKKAFRCDLCEASFVREDSLRSHKRQHVEYNGAKTTELAVLQFHMDPDRPAGTPITVSHLQVPLHASPYGEGQVKIIVGHQMPQASGLVQAASVNIVPPALISQSQEDLSGHNQLQILQQVRLLAPPLPSGSQAGSLAVGQPTVLLTTQDEADQSAPNQALIPTIPVGGHEVSASQAFINSAGISCSDLEGLSALIQEGAGEVTVVSEEDPSIAVSASAPPPPIFSSASHPDTPKQAYSIIQSGAHASLLCPADSIPD from the exons TTCCAGGAGGCACCACTGTCCTTGTAGAGCTCACTCCCGACATCCACATTTGTGGTCTGTGCAAGCAACAGTTCAATAACCTAGATGCATTTGTTGCTCACAAGAGAACTGGCTGTCAACTGTCAGGTACAACAGCTGGGCCCACCAGTACAGTACAATTTTTGGCAGAAGAAACAGTGCCAGCAACACAGACCCAGACCACGACAAGAACTATCACTTCTGAGACCCAAACCATCACAG TTTCCGCACCTGAGTTTGTTTTTGAGCATGGCTACCAGACGTACCTTCCTGGTGAAAACAGTGAACCTCAGACTGCTACTGTTGTCACCACTACACCGAAACCTCGCACCAGAAAATCCACCACATCAGCATCGCAAAAGAAACTTGACTGCTGTTACCCAG gcTGTCAGTTCAAGACATCCTATGGCTTGAAAGACATGGAGCGACATTTAAGGACACACACAG gtgACAAGCCCCATAAATGTGATGTTTGCGGCAAGAGCTTCAGTCGCAAAGAcaagctgaaaatgcacatgcgATCCCATAGCGGGGTGAAACCCTACAAGTGTAAACACTGTGACTATGCCGCCGCTGAGAGCAGCAGCCTGAACAAGCACCAGCGCATCCATTCAGACGAGCGCCCTTTTAAGTGCCAGATCTGCCCTTACGCGAGCCGTAATTCCAGCCAGCTCACTGTTCATCTCAGATCTCATACTG GAGATGCTCCCTTCCAGTGCCGTCTCTGCAGCGCCAAATTTAAAATCAACTCTGATTTGAAAAGGCACATGCGcgtccacaccggggagaagccctaccaATGCGAGTTCTGTGAGGTGCGCTGCGCCATGAAAGGCAACTTGAAATCGCACATCCGCATCAAGCACAACGTGGAGAATGCCTTCCGGTGCCTTGAGTGCGAGTTCCAATGTGGGAACAAGACGAGCCTCCGGCAGCACCTGCGCACCCACCAGCCCGAGCAGCCGGTGAAATGCTTGGAGTGCAGCTACTCCTGTTCCAACAAGGCCACCCTGAAGGTGCACGAGAGAATCCACTTCAAAGATCGCCCGTTCAAATGTGAGTTCTGCAGCTTTGATACCAAGCAGCGGAGCAACCTGACCACGCACTTGAAGAAGGCGCACCAGGACAAAGTTAAGGTCAAGAAGAAAACACCAGCCGATAAGGCGGAGGGAGACCGATCGAAGGAAGGCAGCTCCAGACAGGTCGCCAAGCTGGAGGCCAAGAAGGCATTCCGGTGTGATCTCTGCGAGGCCTCCTTCGTCCGAGAGGATTCTCTACGGAGCCATAAGAGGCAGCATGTTGAGTATAATGGCGCTAAAACCACCGAGCTGGCCGTCTTGCAGTTCCATATGGACCCCGATAGGCCGGCCGGCACTCCTATTACCGTCAGCCATCTCCAAGTGCCGCTGCATGCTTCCCCTTATGGCGAAGGGCAGGTCAAGATCATTGTTGGACACCAGATGCCTCAAGCCAGTGGCCTGGTGCAAGCGGCTTCAGTCAACATTGTGCCTCCTGCCTTAATAAGCCAGAGCCAAGAAGACCTGTCTGGCCATAACCAGTTGCAGATACTTCAGCAGGTAAGGTTGCTCGCTCCGCCTCTTCCCTCGGGGTCTCAAGCAGGAAGCCTCGCAGTGGGCCAGCCAACAGTGCTCCTCACGACCCAGGACGAAGCGGACCAAAGCGCACCGAATCAGGCCCTGATTCCCACCATTCCAGTGGGTGGCCACGAGGTCTCGGCTAGCCAGGCTTTCATCAACAGTGCTGGGATCAGCTGCTCGGACTTGGAAGGGCTCAGTGCTTTGATTCAAGAAGGGGCAGGTGAAGTCACGGTGGTGAGCGAGGAGGACCCGAGCATTGCTGTGTCAGCGTCAGCTCCCCCACCGCCTATTTTTTCCTCCGCTTCTCACCCAGATACGCCGAAGCAGGCCTACTCCATCATCCAGAGTGGAGCTCATGCAAGTTTGCTGTGTCCTGCAGACTCCATACCGGATTAG